The following are encoded together in the Candidatus Hydrogenedentota bacterium genome:
- a CDS encoding SMI1/KNR4 family protein → MIRFEWYFSEWWHKSESIQAEQLARLKKGILRQAPETYLKFLEWGNGGEGFSGKLYLTLWKGEDLEEFNQLYHVREYFPNAFAIGDDGPNLILLGSDDGVYVAPYGDMRDASVVKLTEDFESFVLRVKSIEPGGVTPSKDIARDIILCYYVKNSGSVLKQALQLSRALESTVGISSREILASLKRSGEFRIERLDPCKAERVLQAASRIGISIEVLKPE, encoded by the coding sequence GTGATTAGATTCGAATGGTACTTTTCTGAATGGTGGCACAAGAGCGAGTCCATACAAGCGGAACAGCTTGCTAGGCTAAAGAAAGGGATTCTTCGTCAAGCTCCAGAGACATATTTGAAGTTTTTAGAATGGGGAAACGGAGGGGAGGGTTTTTCGGGCAAGCTCTACTTGACTCTTTGGAAGGGTGAAGATCTTGAGGAGTTCAATCAACTCTACCACGTGCGAGAATACTTCCCCAATGCGTTTGCCATAGGTGACGATGGTCCGAACCTGATACTTCTAGGTAGTGATGATGGTGTTTATGTGGCTCCATATGGAGATATGCGCGATGCGAGTGTTGTGAAATTGACCGAAGACTTTGAGTCATTCGTGTTGAGAGTCAAGTCTATTGAGCCCGGCGGTGTTACCCCTAGCAAAGATATCGCAAGGGATATAATTCTGTGTTATTACGTGAAGAATTCAGGTTCCGTTTTGAAGCAAGCCCTTCAGCTTTCACGAGCGCTTGAAAGTACAGTTGGAATAAGTTCACGTGAGATTTTGGCGTCTCTAAAGAGAAGTGGCGAGTTTCGGATAGAGCGTTTGGATCCGTGTAAAGCCGAACGAGTACTCCAAGCGGCGTCAAGAATCGGGATCTCTATCGAGGTTTTGAAACCAGAATAG
- a CDS encoding inorganic pyrophosphatase, producing MGANDHNQPASQSEKKAGDNNGLYRAHPWHGIHIGKNAPHLINSYIEILPTDTVKYELDKVTGLLRIDRPQRFSNVCPELYGFIPQTYCGEQVADFCRMKTGRTDIIGDGDPLDVCVLTEKHIAHVNIYMRCHPIGGLRMLDGDEADDKIIAILQGDPSYGYWQDISQCPSMLVERLRHYFLTYKQAPDAMHKACEITHVYGAEEAREVIRRSHADYLEKFEKLAKQLAATFATAEDD from the coding sequence ATGGGCGCGAACGACCATAATCAGCCAGCCAGCCAGTCGGAAAAGAAAGCGGGGGACAACAACGGGCTCTACCGGGCCCACCCGTGGCACGGCATCCACATCGGCAAAAACGCCCCCCACCTGATCAATTCGTATATTGAGATCCTGCCCACCGACACGGTGAAGTACGAACTCGACAAAGTCACGGGGCTGCTCCGCATCGATCGCCCCCAGCGTTTTTCCAATGTCTGCCCCGAGCTCTACGGCTTTATCCCCCAGACCTACTGCGGCGAACAGGTGGCCGACTTCTGCCGCATGAAAACGGGCCGCACCGATATCATCGGCGACGGTGACCCGTTGGACGTGTGCGTCCTCACGGAAAAGCACATCGCCCACGTGAACATCTACATGCGCTGCCACCCCATCGGCGGCCTCCGCATGCTCGACGGCGACGAGGCGGATGACAAGATCATCGCCATCCTTCAGGGCGACCCCTCCTACGGATACTGGCAGGACATTTCCCAGTGCCCCTCCATGCTGGTGGAGCGCCTGCGCCACTACTTCCTGACCTACAAGCAGGCCCCCGACGCCATGCACAAGGCCTGCGAGATTACCCACGTATACGGCGCGGAAGAAGCCCGGGAAGTCATCCGGCGCAGCCACGCGGACTATCTCGAAAAGTTCGAAAAGCTCGCCAAGCAACTGGCCGCCACCTTCGCCACCGCCGAAGACGACTGA
- the rfbA gene encoding glucose-1-phosphate thymidylyltransferase RfbA, translated as MKGIVLAGGAGTRLHPLTRAVSKQLLPVYDKPMIYYPLSILMLSGIREVLIISTPEDLPSFRRLLGDGSRWGMTLAYAEQPRPEGLAQAFVIGADFLGGDPVCLVLGDNIFYGHGLTGLLRQSATRVQGAQIFGYYVRDPQRYGVVEFDAEGTAVSLEEKPAAPKSNYAVPGLYYYGPEVVPMARDLKPSARGELEITDLNRLFMERGDLHVEMLGRGVAWLDTGTNRSLMEAGQFVQAIEERQSLKISCLEEIAWKQGWITADEVRREAESMGASAYAAYLHQLLGKTK; from the coding sequence ATGAAGGGCATCGTATTGGCGGGTGGCGCGGGGACGCGCCTCCACCCCCTGACGCGTGCGGTGAGCAAGCAGCTCTTACCGGTCTACGACAAACCCATGATCTACTATCCCCTCAGCATTCTGATGCTTTCCGGCATCCGGGAAGTGCTGATCATTTCCACGCCGGAGGACCTCCCGAGTTTCCGGCGCCTGCTGGGCGACGGATCCCGGTGGGGGATGACGCTGGCCTACGCCGAGCAGCCCCGACCCGAGGGGCTGGCCCAGGCCTTCGTCATCGGTGCGGACTTTCTCGGGGGTGATCCGGTCTGCCTGGTGCTCGGCGACAACATCTTTTATGGCCACGGCCTTACGGGCCTGTTGCGTCAGTCGGCGACCCGCGTGCAGGGCGCACAGATTTTCGGGTACTACGTGCGCGATCCCCAGCGCTATGGCGTGGTGGAATTTGACGCCGAAGGCACGGCGGTGAGCCTGGAGGAGAAGCCCGCGGCACCGAAGAGCAACTACGCGGTGCCCGGCCTCTATTATTATGGGCCCGAGGTCGTTCCCATGGCCCGGGATCTGAAGCCGAGCGCACGGGGCGAGCTGGAGATTACCGATCTGAACCGGCTCTTCATGGAGCGGGGCGACCTGCATGTGGAGATGCTCGGCCGCGGCGTGGCCTGGCTCGACACGGGAACGAACCGCAGCCTCATGGAAGCGGGCCAGTTTGTCCAGGCCATTGAAGAGCGCCAGAGCCTCAAGATTTCGTGCCTCGAAGAGATTGCCTGGAAACAGGGTTGGATCACGGCCGACGAGGTGCGCCGGGAGGCCGAGTCCATGGGCGCC